In Triticum urartu cultivar G1812 unplaced genomic scaffold, Tu2.1 TuUngrouped_contig_5854, whole genome shotgun sequence, the DNA window AATTTAACCAGAAATTCAGGCTCGGTTCGGCTTTCCTGATATGGTTTCGGCTTGGTTTTGAAATGTGCAGAGTTATTACTATCCCATATATCAGGCATTGCAGGGGTTGGGGAACAGAAACTTACTGTTTGGGCATTTGGTATAGTGTGCTGCAAACTAGGATTTACCCACATAAACCTAACCTTCTTCTCAAGCTGCTATGTTCCTCTTTTATTAGGGAGTCCACTTTATTTTATACCATTGTTCTGAGAAGAGCAGTGGTTGTGCTTATTGTATCGATTCTTCTTTATAAGCCATGCAGGATCAGATGTCATAAGGAACCGGATGGGTCCTCTGTGGTAAGGTAGCAAATCGTACGACCATAACTAGTAGTCGTAAAATCATAGATTGTAGAATCACACGACAGAATCGTGATTCTGATAACATGGGATGTTATCTTGAAAGGATTATAACTGTAACTGGTAACTCCATGTAATTATACATGTGGGGTTAGGTACATCACCAACTTGCGAGTACGTAGTCTTGTGATCAAAATAGCTGACCTTTTGTATAACACTGCAGGTTGGACAAGACAAAGTTTCATGTCATTGGAGCAATCCTATTTACGGCCCAGCAAGGTGTTCTGCACCCAACAGCTGTTGTGAAGACTAGAATGCAGGTTGCCGAAGGAGGACTTTCACATATGTCTGGCTTTGTCGTTTTTAGAAAGATATTGAGGAGTGATGGCATCCCTGGTGTTTTCAGAGGATTTGGCACCAGTGCAGTTGGAGCTCTGCCTGGACGAATCTTGGCTCTAACTTCACTAGAGATCTCCAAAGAAATGGCATTTAAATACTCTGAGCATTTCGATATGTCCGAGGCATCAAGGATTGCTGTTGCTAATGGTGTAGCAGGCTTAGTGTCAAGTACCTTTTCAAGTTCATATTCTGTACCCCTAGATGTGGTGAGCATCCTTTCTATTTGTTTTCCATGTCTCTGACCTCTTAACAGTTACTCTTTTGAGGTTAatgccataacgagtaacaaagttGCTTTTGTGCTATATTTTTGCCTTCGGATTGAAAAAAGGAAACATGATAATGCTGATCTCATCCATGTATCTGTGAACATGATTATTCATTCCATGGAAACACTGCCTTCTAGCTGGTGAAACTTTGTAGTGAAGATATCCACAGTGAAAACTGGTTCATATCTAGCTATGGCATTAACCTAAAAATATTAACAGTTAAGGGATTATGGTATGAAAAACAACCTGCCATTTAAATTATGTTTACTATTTTTTTATTCTTCTTAAGAAGCATGTAAGTACTACCTTTGTTCTGAattataagatgttttggatatttcaatatggactacatacggattgaaatgagtgaacaaacacactaaaacgtgtctatatacatccgattCAGAGAAGTTGGACCATTTtataatttggaacggagggagtagcattcTGCTGGGTGGTACATTGCATTTTTCTTATTGTCTAATTTACATGTTACCTTTTTGTATTTGTGCTCGTAGGTTTGTCAGAGGCTCATGGTTCAGGGATTGCCAGGGATGCAAACATATAGAGGCCCATTTGATGTGATAAATAAGGTTGTCAGGAGTGAAGGCCTCCGGGGCCTTTACCGAGGTTTTGGAATTACCCTTTTAACTCAATCACCAGCTTCTGCCCTTTGGTGGAGTTCATATGGTGGGGCTCAACATGCTATCTGGAGGTGCGCTAGCTTTACATaatattttccttttcctttgtGTCTGACGTTTGTACTCCCACATCTTATTTATATTCCTGCATTCCCTATTTAGGAGCTTGGGCTACGGAAATGGTACGCAGAAGAAACCCTCCCATACAGAACTTGTTGCTGTGCAAGCAACAGCTGGAACAATTGCTGGAGCTTGCTCATCGATTATCACTACACCAATAGATACCATCAAGACCCGGCTTCAGGTAAtttattatttcctttctcttgaTATGCATTTTTTTTCCTGTTTGGAAGGGCCAATGGATGGTTGAACTTTGATTGTTGTCAACTTCTTTGCTGGGCATTACTTCCAATCGGGAAATGGGTTCACCTTTATCACGACTTCTTCTTGGTGTGGCCTTTTTATACCATGTTAGGAAAAACAGATCAGTGTACAGTCCCAATTTTTTTAAATGAAGGTGGTAAAGGGTTACCCCTACAGCGTTTTTAAAATAATACTATAATAATAACCCAAACTCACGTCCGTAAGGACTTGAACCTGAGCACCTGGGGGCTCACTTCTTGAACAGTCCTCATTTTGGTAGGTGCTGTTAGGTAGTACTAGAGGATAAAAATTGTAAGCTGTTACCGTTATGGTATGAACTGCTTGGGTCATGTTATCACAGCTTACTAATGTCATCCACATGGTCGAAGTCACGACAGATTTTTGTCAGAGTTCCATTGGCGAATGGGCAGGTGCTAACATGTGTTATTTCAGGTAATGGACAACTATGGCAGTGGAAGGCCATCCGTCATGAAGACTACCAGGCTGCTACTGCGAGAAGAAGGCTGGAGAGGTTTATACCGAGGGTTTGGACCACGCTTTCTTAACATGTCTCTGTGGGGTACATCAATGATTGTCACATACGAGCTAATAAGTAAGCCCAGTTCTTGAAATTATCATCCCTGCCCTCCTTAATCTGCCTGGTTGATTAACTAATTTTCCTCTTAAACCTGCAGAAAGACTTTCTGTGAAACCTGAACAATGAGCCTCTTGGCTTCTGCTCCACGTATCTGGTCATCATTTCCGTTTTGGCCATCTAGTGAATTTCTTTTGGTACAGGGATTGGCATGTAACACCGGTTGGAAATTCTTGGTGCAAGTCCCCTTATAAAGTCTGACATGTTTCTGTACGGAACTACCCTGTAAATACCTCCAAGTGCTGAAGGGTGCTCGTTTCAGATGAGACACtcgtagaaaaagggcctgttgtcttggttcgtaagggccttaagggtcggtactaatgctcTGTCCTTTTAGTCCTGGTTCAAttcagaaccgggactgatgggcctccacgtggcctgtgcgcggagctcAGTCAGAAggccctttggtcccggttggtggcatcaATCGGGATTAATAAGCATTCATGCGTCAGTATTTCTGTGGTtgaggtttttgtttttttaagaGGGGTTTAgggttttgggggttaatttaggtgtttcatatattgtgttagctagctataattaatagagagaagtgttctcttttatgtccgtgcttggttgacgctacgtactatacatatgtatagaaaagactagacacgctagctagctagtaagcaaacaaaggaaacagaagatcgtcatgaacatatatgcatacagagagaagtgatatcgaccacctcttcttcttcgagagattggtcgaacaacaagttctcgtatatttatccgacactaccggctacatatatacaataattatctcttacaaatataatcatacggactcatggtccatgcagtattctccgtcttcagtgatcacgtggtcaagaaagaatgttGCTAATTCCTTTTGAATTGCTCGCATgtgagctggtgctaggagtttaTCCCGCTttcgaaacatctaatttgaagaagggggtcaatatatatatatatatgtataaataaatgaaactcaacacaaatgatggtaataaaataaaattatgaatattgttatttacgtacttcatattgttcgtcagtgtagctccgctcacaggtc includes these proteins:
- the LOC125529796 gene encoding solute carrier family 25 member 44-like (The sequence of the model RefSeq protein was modified relative to this genomic sequence to represent the inferred CDS: added 10 bases not found in genome assembly) codes for the protein MAAAAAAADTSAASTTGLALSEASINWERLDKTKFHVIGAILFTAQQGVLHPTAVVKTRMQVAEGGLSHMSGFVVFRKILRSDGIPGVFRGFGTSAVGALPGRILALTSLEISKEMAFKYSEHFDMSEASRIAVANGVAGLVSSTFSSSYSVPLDVVCQRLMVQGLPGMQTYRGPFDVINKVVRSEGLRGLYRGFGITLLTQSPASALWWSSYGGAQHAIWRSLGYGNGTQKKPSHTELVAVQATAGTIAGACSSIITTPIDTIKTRLQVMDNYGSGRPSVMKTTRLLLREEGWRGLYRGFGPRFLNMSLWGTSMIVTYELIKRLSVKPEQ